Genomic DNA from Longimicrobium sp.:
AGGCCAGGTTGCGCATCCCCGCCTTCTCCACCTTCCCCGTGGGCGCCACCCCGCCCTCCTGCGGCGCGGCCGGCGGCGGGGGCGGGGCCGCGGGCGCGGCCGCCGCGCCGCGGCCGAACCAGCGCTGCAGCGTGAGCGGGATGGTGAACTCGAAGCCGTAGCGCACCACGTCGTCGCCCTTCGAGACGCCCTGGAGGGTGTAGACCGTGGTGTTGGTGGCCTGGATCGAGAGCGTGTGCGGCGTGTGCGGGATCGCCAGGTGCAGCCCCGCGCTCCACGCCATCTGCTCGCCCTCGTGCCGGTCGGTGAGCTGGGCCACGTCGCCGGCCAGCGCGAAGTAGCGCGAGATGCGCACCGTGGCGCCCCCGGCGAGCGCGAAGCGCGTCTGCCCGGCCGAGTCGGCGTCGGCCAGCACGCGGCCGGCGGCCACCACCCGCACCGGCCCCTCGCGCCGCGCCAGGCTCACCTCGCCGTCCACCCCGTCCGAGGCCAGGTTGTAGGCCACCATCCCGCCCAGGTCCAGCGGCGCGCCGCGGTCCTGCTGGAAGAGCGCGTGGCGCAGGAAGAACTCCCACTCGTTGGGGAAGCCCGGCGCCAGCGTGGAGTTGGTGGAGTAGTGGAACCCCACCAGCGTCCGCATCGGCAGCCCCGCGGCCACGGTGAAGGTGGGGAAGTTGGTCACCTTCCGCTGCGGCGCGTCGCTGGCGATGAAGCGGTGGATGAAGTGGAAGTACAGCTGTCCGCTGCTCCCCACCCACCCCCCGTTCAGGTTGGGCGAGCGGTCGAGCAGCGACTGGGCGCGCGCGGGTGCTGCGAGCGCCCCGGCCGCGAGGGCTGCGGCGCACACGGCGCGGACGAATCTCGGCACGGTCTGGCTCCAGGCTGGGGTAAACATCAGTGCCCAGTGCCTAGTGCCCAGTGCCCAGGAAGAAACCGTGCAGTTCCTGGGCACTGGGCACTGGGGACTGGGCACTTTACGTCACTGAACGGTAATGGTGCCCTTCATCCCCATCGCCATGTGGGGCATGCAGAAGAACTCGTAGCGGCCAGCCTTCACGCCCGCGAAGGAGACCACGTAGGCCCCGTTGGGCTCGGTCACCAGCGCGCCCCAGAGCGGCTGCAGCTGGTTCGGCATCGCCGCCGCCAGCACCCGCTCCACGTCGTCGGGCACCTTGGCGGGGTCGAACGACACGTTGTGCGGGCCGCCCGACACGTTCACGAAGCGGATGCGGTCGCCCGCGTGGATGGTCAGGTTCGCCGGCTCGAAGCGGGCCGTCTGCCCCTCCATGATCATCTTCACCTCGTGCGTGGCGGGGGGCGTGGCCGCCTCCAGCCCGCTGCGGGCGCCCATCGCGGCCAGGGCGAGCGCGCCCGCGGCCAGACCCATCGCGATCTTCCTGCTCATCGTACTGCCTCTCGTTTCAGGGGTGGTTTGCGAGGCCGCGCGCTACTGCACGACCACCTGGCCAGTCATCCCGCTGTGCCGGGTGCACTGGTAGTTGTAGGTCCCCGCGGTGGGGAACGTCCGGCTCACCGAGGTCCCCGAGCGCGTGTCGGGGATGCTGCCGCCCGTGGGCGCCGCGCCCGAGAAGGTCACGTTGTGCGTGGCGCCCGAGATCTGCCACGTCACGGTCCCGCCCGCCGCGATCGTCACCGTCTGCGGGCTGAAGCTCTCGCCCGGCGTGGTGACGGTGGCCGTGCTGTTCCCCGGCGGCGGCGGGGGCGGGGGCGGCGCCGTGGTGGTGGTGACGGTGATGGTCGCCGTGGCCGTCTTCGTGGTCCCGCCCGAGGCCAGCGTGGCGGTGATGGT
This window encodes:
- a CDS encoding cupredoxin family copper-binding protein, whose protein sequence is MPRFVRAVCAAALAAGALAAPARAQSLLDRSPNLNGGWVGSSGQLYFHFIHRFIASDAPQRKVTNFPTFTVAAGLPMRTLVGFHYSTNSTLAPGFPNEWEFFLRHALFQQDRGAPLDLGGMVAYNLASDGVDGEVSLARREGPVRVVAAGRVLADADSAGQTRFALAGGATVRISRYFALAGDVAQLTDRHEGEQMAWSAGLHLAIPHTPHTLSIQATNTTVYTLQGVSKGDDVVRYGFEFTIPLTLQRWFGRGAAAAPAAPPPPPAAPQEGGVAPTGKVEKAGMRNLAFVPARIEIEAGTTVEWTNNDPLAHTVTADDNSFDSGLVQSGGTWRYTFTRPGTYPFHCTPHPFMKGTVVVR
- a CDS encoding plastocyanin/azurin family copper-binding protein → MSRKIAMGLAAGALALAAMGARSGLEAATPPATHEVKMIMEGQTARFEPANLTIHAGDRIRFVNVSGGPHNVSFDPAKVPDDVERVLAAAMPNQLQPLWGALVTEPNGAYVVSFAGVKAGRYEFFCMPHMAMGMKGTITVQ